The following proteins are co-located in the Telopea speciosissima isolate NSW1024214 ecotype Mountain lineage chromosome 9, Tspe_v1, whole genome shotgun sequence genome:
- the LOC122639958 gene encoding ras-related protein RABA1f — MAAYRADDDYDYLFKVVLIGDSGVGKSNLLSRFTRNEFSLESKSTIGVEFATRSIHVDDKVIKAQIWDTAGQERYRAITSAYYRGAVGALLVYDVTRHVTFENVERWLKELRDHTDSNIVIMLVGNKADLRHLRAVSTEDAKSFAERENNFFMETSALESMNVENAFTEVLSQIYRVVSRKALDIGDDPAALPKGQTINVGTKDDVSAVKKVGCCSA; from the exons ATGGCGGCATATAGAGCCGACGATGATTACGACTATCTGTTCAAGGTCGTTTTGATCGGAGATTCAGGTGTAGGGAAATCCAATCTTCTATCCAGATTCACCAGGAATGAGTTCAGCCTTGAATCAAAATCTACGATTGGTGTTGAATTTGCTACGCGGAGCATTCACGTTGACGATAAGGTCATCAAAGCGCAGATTTGGGATACGGCTGGCCAAGAAAG ATACCGTGCAATCACAAGTGCATACTATCGAGGAGCTGTTGGTGCCCTTCTTGTCTATGATGTTACTCGTCATGTTACTTTCGAGAATGTGGAGAGATGGTTGAAAGAGCTTAGGGACCACACTGATTCAAACATTGTGATTATGCTTGTGGGGAACAAGGCTGACCTGCGTCATCTTCGTGCTGTTTCTACTGAGGATGCAAAATCCTTTGCCGAAAGAGAGAACAATTTCTTCATGGAGACATCTGCTCTGGAATCAATGAATGTGGAAAATGCCTTCACAGAAGTGCTCAGTCAGATCTATCGCGTTGTGAGCAGGAAGGCTCTTGATATTGGGGATGATCCTGCAGCCTTGCCCAAGGGACAGACCATCAATGTCGGCACCAAGGATGATGTTTCAGCTGTGAAGAAAGTTGGATGCTGCTCTGCCTAA
- the LOC122639957 gene encoding probable E3 ubiquitin-protein ligase ZFP1, translated as MNMGQRNMLCTSQMFDTEIHQLGQHPLHPEPCVFLGNVADFPRSNIYPVLSASGNTSNIDNGMFYRAQYNGPQHHYPMANLDFGGVPASNFYDPYMIPSSGSRMFPIPLNHGPTDRLPSSSNHGVIGVSLGEYERNNHLMDDVRGAFKRKNAEGFPGNSQYANGSTSSSSLSSGTSLSTGLPHWEQQFESGAAMLDIASFPPPEFGGNGVLPITEGGQQGIVRSRSNPIGLQLDSTLLLDSTLVHNHHHLIQGNFIRQSFQPGACDTLVEQQFGSNGRDGGTSTWNYAPTFPYLNGRSVSGTSLEIGIMGAQGYQEITNSANSAVPFYPLSISHQHSLQQPRDHHHPSPPQVQGIQSRNFSYHPQIPTPSYWHPTNNTLHRSSMNPSQDDTVPGSRFQRPHLPTGVRIYRPHRRAVQQAPQEDGHRPHLRILPEDEVAILEFSGFGNFGDHHSDMRLDIDHMSYEELLALGERIGNVKTGLKKETIIRHLKTRYYVSPAACINLEDEPLGTDQEAETCVICQDEFENMDKIGTLQCGHEYHTKCIRKWLRVKNVCPICKISALPVEG; from the exons ATGA ATATGGGACAAAGAAATATGCTATGCACGAGTCAAATGTTCGACACGGAAATTCATCAACTTGGCCAACATCCTCTCCATCCTGAGCCCTGTGTTTTCTTGGGGAATGTTGCTGACTTTCCACGCTCTAATATCTATCCAGTCTTATCTGCTTCTGGAAACACCAGTAATATTGACAATGGTATGTTTTATAGGGCCCAATATAATGGTCCACAGCATCATTATCCTATGGCAAACCTTGATTTTGGTGGTGTTCCTGCATCGAACTTCTATGATCCCTATATGATACCCTCTTCTGGTAGTAGAATGTTCCCTATACCACTAAATCACGGCCCTACTGATCGTTTACCTTCTTCAAGCAACCATGGAGTTATTGGAGTAAGCTTGGGTGAATATGAAAGGAATAATCATTTAATGGATGATGTTAGAGGCGCATTTAAGAGAAAGAATGCAGAGGGCTTTCCAGGGAATTCCCAATATGCCAATGGCTCAACAAGCTCAAGTTCATTGTCCTCAGGCACCTCCTTGAGTACAGGGCTACCCCATTGGGAACAGCAATTTGAATCTGGTGCTGCTATGCTAGATATTGCTTCTTTTCCTCCACCTGAATTTGGAGGGAATGGAGTTCTGCCGATCACTGAAGGAGGACAACAGGGAATCGTGCGGAGCAGATCCAATCCTATTGGTCTTCAACTGGACTCCACTTTATTGCTGGACTCCACCTTGgtgcataatcatcatcatttaATTCAGGGCAATTTTATTCGTCAGTCCTTTCAGCCTGGCGCGTGCGATACCTTGGTGGAGCAACAGTTTGGGAGTAATGGTAGAGATGGAGGCACTTCAACCTGGAACTATGCCCCCACTTTTCCTTACTTGAATG GGAGAAGTGTTAGTGGAACCTCTCTGGAGATTGGTATTATGGGTGCACAGGGATACCAGGAGATCACTAATAGTGCAAATTCTGCAGTTCCTTTTTATCCTCTTTCCATTTCACATCAGCACAGCCTGCAGCAGCCCCGTGATCATCATCATCCCTCGCCTCCACAAGTGCAAGGCATCCAAAGTCGCAATTTTAGTTACCATCCTCAAATACCAACACCTTCATACTGGCATCCTACAAACAATACCTTGCACCGCAGTAGTATGAATCCTTCTCAAGATGATACAGTGCCAGGTTCTAGGTTTCAGAGGCCCCATCTACCCACTGGCGTTAGGATATATCGACCTCACCGGAGAGCCGTGCAGCAGGCACCGCAAGAAGATGGCCACCGCCCTCACTTGAGAATTCTGCCTGAAGAT GAGGTTGCTATACTGGAGTTTTCAGGATTCGGGAATTTCGGTGACCATCACAGTGACATGAGGTTGGATATAGATCACATGTCATATGAG GAGTTGCTTGCCCTGGGGGAACGTATTGGCAATGTAAAAACTGGATTGAAAAAAGAAACTATCATTAGGCATCTTAAGACAAGATATTATGTGTCGCCTGCAGCCTGCATCAATTTGGAGGATGAGCCATTAGGCACAGATCAAGAAGCTGAGACATGCGTCATATGCCAG GATGAATTTGAGAACATGGACAAGATAGGAACTCTTCAGTGTGGACATGAATATCATACTAAGTGCATAAGGAAGTGGTTGCGTGTGAAGAACGTGTGCCCAATCTGCAAAATTTCAGCTTTGCCTGTGGAAGGATAA